One segment of Fructilactobacillus hinvesii DNA contains the following:
- the murC gene encoding UDP-N-acetylmuramate--L-alanine ligase: MTEAEPKLTKELTYYFVGIKGTGMSAMALVVKDMGFKVEGSDIDKYTFTQKGLEDAGIPVHSFNPDNIKPGMALVVGNAFKDDQPEVVRARELNLPIYRYPEFLGQLIKGYTSIAVCGAHGKTSTTGLLAHVLSGIAPTDYLIGDGTGNAVADARFFVYEADEYRRHFMPTYPDYAIMTNIDFDHPDYYTGIDDVFDAFQTFAGHVKKGIFAWGDDPYLRKLNVDVPIYYYGTSADDDFQAVDIKRTTAGSTFNVSFRGRDLGRFEIPLFGEHNVLNALAVIAVSYFEEVDLAEIRRELMTFKGVKRRFAQVKVNDMTIIDDYAHHPSEIRATLDAARQEYPNKKIVVVFQPHTFSRTIAYLDDFAETLGKADQIYVTKIYGSPREKSGNVSSQDLVDKIPGSALITEDNMSPLLNFHNDVVIFMGAGDIQKYERTYEDLLSHLSKKVN; the protein is encoded by the coding sequence ATGACAGAAGCAGAACCAAAGTTAACCAAGGAGTTAACTTACTACTTTGTGGGGATTAAAGGGACTGGAATGAGTGCCATGGCTTTAGTTGTGAAGGACATGGGATTTAAGGTCGAAGGTTCAGATATTGATAAGTACACCTTTACACAGAAGGGCTTAGAAGATGCTGGAATTCCAGTTCACTCCTTTAATCCTGATAACATTAAACCGGGAATGGCTCTGGTAGTTGGGAATGCATTTAAGGATGATCAGCCTGAGGTTGTGCGCGCCCGAGAATTAAACCTGCCTATTTACCGCTACCCTGAATTTTTAGGCCAATTAATTAAGGGTTACACTAGTATTGCTGTATGTGGAGCCCACGGAAAAACCAGTACAACTGGTCTTTTAGCCCACGTTTTAAGTGGAATTGCCCCCACTGACTACTTAATTGGAGATGGAACGGGGAATGCCGTCGCTGATGCTCGCTTTTTTGTTTATGAAGCAGATGAGTATCGGCGTCACTTCATGCCAACTTACCCAGACTACGCCATCATGACGAACATTGATTTTGACCACCCAGATTACTACACGGGGATTGACGACGTTTTTGATGCTTTTCAAACGTTTGCTGGTCACGTGAAGAAAGGAATTTTTGCCTGGGGTGATGATCCGTACTTACGAAAACTAAATGTTGATGTGCCAATTTATTATTACGGAACTAGTGCTGACGATGATTTTCAGGCCGTTGACATTAAAAGAACCACAGCGGGTTCAACCTTTAACGTTTCGTTTCGGGGAAGAGACCTTGGTCGGTTTGAAATTCCGTTGTTTGGAGAACACAACGTTTTAAATGCCTTGGCAGTCATCGCAGTATCTTATTTTGAAGAAGTAGACTTAGCGGAAATCAGACGTGAGTTAATGACTTTTAAAGGAGTTAAACGGCGGTTTGCTCAAGTAAAAGTCAATGATATGACAATTATTGATGATTATGCGCACCATCCGTCTGAAATTCGAGCTACGTTAGATGCTGCTCGGCAAGAGTATCCGAATAAAAAGATTGTCGTGGTCTTTCAACCACATACCTTTAGTCGAACGATCGCTTACCTCGATGACTTTGCTGAAACGTTAGGCAAAGCAGATCAAATTTACGTAACTAAAATTTATGGTTCTCCCCGCGAAAAATCTGGAAACGTTTCTAGTCAAGACTTGGTGGATAAGATTCCAGGAAGTGCTCTGATCACTGAGGATAACATGTCACCGCTATTAAACTTCCACAATGATGTTGTCATTTTTATGGGAGCAGGAGACATTCAAAAGTATGAGCGAACTTACGAAGATTTATTGAGTCATTTGAGTAAAAAGGTGAACTAG